Proteins from a single region of Limisphaerales bacterium:
- the lhgO gene encoding L-2-hydroxyglutarate oxidase, which produces MDGTVNQGTCLKLSGFTAGRGVRKRTPGQSVSPPAQPAVFPKTLFSDSLRSRRRELNTPSILIIGGGIVGLATARQLLRQHPGAEVTVLEKEPTPGQHQTAHNSGVLHCGLYYTPGSLKARLAVEGIREMAEFCEEHNVPHEICGKLVVATNDAEVARMEKLFERGQANGLEGIEKLNRNQMREIEPNVGGIAALKVPQEGIADYPAVIVALTQEIEKTGGKVVTNARATGFREGSEWTVETPAGDFSADWIINCAGLHCDRVSQLAGQKRDLRIVPFRGEYFQLKPESQHLVRHLIYPVPDPQFPFLGVHFTRLINGGIEAGPNAVLAFAREGYRKTNLNFHDLYDALTYSGLWRFAFKYPKMCVNELRGSFSKKYFCKQLQKLVPEIQPSDLEPGGAGVRAQAMSPEGGLVQDFHFARGTRALHVLNAPSPAATASLAIGTEIINQLEFN; this is translated from the coding sequence ATGGACGGCACCGTCAACCAAGGAACTTGTTTGAAGTTGTCGGGTTTTACCGCTGGCCGCGGGGTTCGGAAACGAACCCCCGGCCAGTCGGTCTCCCCACCGGCCCAACCGGCGGTCTTTCCAAAAACCCTTTTCTCTGATAGCCTCCGTTCAAGGAGGCGCGAGCTGAACACCCCATCCATTCTCATTATCGGCGGCGGCATTGTGGGCCTCGCCACTGCGCGGCAATTGCTGCGCCAACACCCCGGCGCGGAAGTCACTGTGCTGGAAAAAGAACCCACGCCCGGCCAACACCAAACCGCCCACAACAGCGGCGTCCTCCACTGCGGACTCTATTACACCCCCGGCTCACTCAAGGCGCGCCTCGCCGTCGAAGGCATCCGCGAGATGGCTGAATTTTGCGAGGAACACAATGTGCCGCACGAGATTTGCGGCAAACTCGTCGTGGCCACTAACGATGCTGAAGTGGCCCGAATGGAAAAACTTTTTGAACGCGGCCAAGCCAACGGCCTCGAAGGCATCGAAAAATTAAACCGCAACCAAATGCGCGAAATCGAGCCAAACGTCGGCGGCATCGCCGCGCTGAAAGTGCCCCAGGAAGGCATCGCCGATTACCCCGCAGTAATCGTGGCGCTGACACAAGAAATCGAAAAAACAGGCGGAAAGGTGGTCACTAACGCCCGCGCCACCGGCTTCCGCGAAGGCAGCGAATGGACCGTAGAAACCCCCGCCGGCGACTTTTCCGCAGATTGGATCATCAACTGCGCCGGCCTTCATTGCGACCGCGTCAGTCAGCTTGCCGGCCAAAAACGCGACCTCCGCATCGTCCCCTTTCGCGGCGAATATTTTCAGCTCAAACCCGAATCGCAACACCTCGTCCGCCATCTCATTTACCCCGTTCCTGATCCGCAATTCCCGTTCCTCGGCGTCCACTTCACCCGCCTCATCAACGGCGGCATCGAAGCCGGCCCCAACGCCGTGCTCGCCTTTGCCCGTGAAGGTTATCGCAAAACCAATCTCAATTTCCACGACCTCTATGATGCCCTCACCTATTCCGGCCTGTGGCGGTTCGCCTTCAAATATCCAAAAATGTGCGTGAACGAATTGCGCGGTTCATTCAGCAAAAAATATTTCTGCAAACAATTGCAAAAACTCGTGCCCGAAATTCAACCCTCCGATTTGGAACCCGGAGGTGCCGGCGTGCGCGCCCAGGCAATGTCCCCCGAAGGCGGCCTCGTGCAGGATTTCCATTTCGCCCGCGGCACCCGCGCCCTGCACGTCCTCAACGCCCCCAGCCCCGCGGCCACCGC
- a CDS encoding flagellin: MVINTNVEAARTANNLNVSQSNLAKSLSRLSSGQKIINPSDDAAGLAVSSRLKAQIKRLDSALSNVINGVSFTQTQDGFLKTVDKALRRMGELAMLARDATKSADDRNLYDKEFQQLKDYIDDTTGKEFNGVSLFTNDDIDVTIDSEGDTFAMPGIDLTTASYANAIAAGVGLTSTTFAADALTKVQDAISRVAIDRAQLGAVQSRLNFTNDQLSVTKENLSSAISRIADVDVAEEATSYARYQILVQSGTQMLTQANQLPQAALQLLRG, from the coding sequence ATGGTTATTAATACTAATGTTGAAGCCGCTAGAACGGCCAACAACTTAAACGTGAGCCAAAGCAATTTGGCCAAATCATTGAGCCGATTGAGTTCGGGTCAGAAGATCATCAACCCGTCCGATGATGCTGCCGGTTTGGCAGTGAGTTCGCGGTTGAAAGCGCAGATTAAGCGGCTCGACTCCGCTCTCTCCAACGTCATCAACGGCGTCTCGTTTACCCAAACGCAGGACGGCTTCTTGAAGACGGTTGACAAGGCTCTCCGTCGTATGGGTGAGCTCGCCATGCTGGCACGGGATGCCACCAAGTCCGCGGATGACCGCAACTTGTACGACAAGGAATTCCAGCAGCTGAAGGATTACATCGATGACACCACCGGTAAGGAGTTTAACGGGGTGTCCCTCTTCACGAACGATGATATCGACGTGACCATCGATTCCGAGGGTGACACCTTTGCCATGCCCGGCATTGACCTCACCACGGCCAGCTACGCAAACGCCATCGCCGCCGGCGTGGGGCTCACCAGCACCACCTTTGCCGCCGATGCGCTTACGAAGGTCCAGGATGCAATCAGTCGCGTGGCGATTGACCGTGCCCAACTCGGCGCTGTCCAATCCCGCCTGAACTTTACCAACGATCAGCTCTCGGTGACGAAGGAGAATCTCTCCTCCGCCATTAGCCGTATTGCCGACGTGGATGTCGCCGAGGAGGCCACCTCCTATGCGCGTTACCAAATCCTCGTGCAGTCCGGTACGCAGATGCTCACTCAAGCCAACCAACTGCCCCAAGCGGCATTGCAACTCCTCCGCGGCTAA
- the csrA gene encoding carbon storage regulator CsrA, with protein MLVLSRKPNESIIIDGNVTVSVLRVDNDNVRIGVEAPLEIPVMRKEIYEEIKSNNEQAAGSAKQRVKQLVNN; from the coding sequence ATGTTAGTGCTATCGAGAAAACCGAACGAAAGCATTATTATCGACGGAAATGTAACGGTGAGCGTGCTGCGTGTGGACAATGATAATGTCCGCATCGGAGTGGAAGCCCCGTTGGAAATCCCGGTAATGCGAAAAGAAATCTACGAAGAAATTAAATCGAACAACGAACAGGCCGCCGGATCGGCCAAGCAACGAGTAAAACAATTAGTGAACAATTAA